Proteins from one Coffea arabica cultivar ET-39 chromosome 8c, Coffea Arabica ET-39 HiFi, whole genome shotgun sequence genomic window:
- the LOC113705221 gene encoding uncharacterized protein gives METGEYSETVKRMKPSMDSVAADDSNAIVRASGEDTEGEGNTIVGSEQMLVEIAHIHEKINRFTQLVSELLESGKSMLEDLSKEFEERLFQIHKEQMAKWEEEIQELQLLDASNEETNAVLHNARCLLQNVPGQS, from the exons ATGGAAACTGGAGAGTACAGTGAGACGGTGAAGCGCATGAAACCTTCA ATGGATAGCGTGGCTGCGGATGATAGTAATGCAATTGTGAGGGCTTCAGGGGAAGACACTGAGGGTGAGGGCAACACCATTGTTGGCTCTGAGCAAATGCTGGTGGAGATTGCTCACATTCATGAGAAGATTAATCGCTTTACTCAGCTG GTGTCTGAGCTGCTGGAATCAGGGAAGTCAATGCTGGAGGATCTTAGTAAAGAATTTGAAGAAAGATTATTTCA AATCCACAAGGAACAGATGGCTAAGTGGGAGGAGGAGATTCAGGAACTACAGTTGCTTGATGCCTCAAATGAGGAGACTAATGCTGTTTTGCACAATGCTAGGTGTCTACTTCAGAATGTTCCCGGTCAATCTTAA